From Deltaproteobacteria bacterium:
CACCTGTACAAGCGCAAGGGCGAGTACGCCAAGGCGGTGGCCGCGTACGAGCGCGCGGCCGACCGGCTGCGCAAGGATCCGGTGGTGTGGTCGAACCTCGGGATGGCGTACTACCGCAACGGCCAGCCCGACGACGCGATCCGCGCGCTGCGGCGCGCGTGCCGGCTCGACCCGGACAACCCGGAGATTCACGCGAACCTCGGCGTGATCCTGCGCCAGCAAGGGCAGGTCGACAAGGCGCTGTGGCATCTGGAGAAGGCCGTGCGGCTCGCGCCGAAGGAGGCGACCTACGCGAACAACCTCGGCATCGCCTACCGCCACGCGAAGCGGCTCGACGACGCCAAGCGGATGTTCGAGCGCGCCATCGAACTCGATCCGTCGCGCGCCGAGTACCATTTCAACCTCGGGGCGGTCCATCGCCGCAACGACGACGTCGACCTCGCCATCGCGAGCTACGAGCGGGCGCTGGCGATCGATCCGAACCACGCGGACGCGTGGTGGGACCTCGGCCACATGTACCGCAAGAACCACGACAACGATCGGGCGATCGAGGCGTTTCGCAAATACCTGGCGCTGATCGCCGGCAAGGACGCCAAGCGAGAGGCGTTCGCGCGCGAGCAGATCGAGGCGCTCGGCGGGTCGGTCGACGCCGGGGACGCCGGCGGCAAGTCGAAACCGCGCCGCAAGCGGCCGCGGCGCTGATCGGCGCCGGTCACAGCGCGTCGAGCGCCTGGTCGACGTGGCGGACCGGCACGAGCTCGAGGGCGGGCGTGCCGTCGAGCCGCTTGGCGTTGTGCGCCGGCACGATCGCGCGCGTGAACCCGAGCTTGGCCGCTTCCGCGAGGCGCAGCTCCGCGAGGTGGACGGCGCGCACT
This genomic window contains:
- a CDS encoding tetratricopeptide repeat protein yields the protein HLYKRKGEYAKAVAAYERAADRLRKDPVVWSNLGMAYYRNGQPDDAIRALRRACRLDPDNPEIHANLGVILRQQGQVDKALWHLEKAVRLAPKEATYANNLGIAYRHAKRLDDAKRMFERAIELDPSRAEYHFNLGAVHRRNDDVDLAIASYERALAIDPNHADAWWDLGHMYRKNHDNDRAIEAFRKYLALIAGKDAKREAFAREQIEALGGSVDAGDAGGKSKPRRKRPRR